From the Sandaracinaceae bacterium genome, one window contains:
- a CDS encoding acyl-CoA dehydrogenase: MSSDQNRYKADLREYQFLLFEQFRLDELLSKEPFQEWGPDEVKMVLDECYRFATEILGPTNALGDREGCRIEDGQVKTPEPFKNAWKQLYEQGWRVLSADEEMGGQGAPMTLQALTEEMMSGANPAFMMYPGLTHGAAELISHFGTAEQRNTYAKPMMDGRFGGTMCLSEPGAGSDVGAAKTSAVPVEGEDLVYKIRGQKIWISAGDHELASNIIHLVLARIEGAEPGTKGLSLFIVPKYRLKDDGSVGDFNDVQVAGIEHKMGLNASATCQLQFGESDDCYGYLMGGVAHQGMKQMFMMMNFARIGVGIQGLAVAGGAYLAALDYAKDRKQGSSVDNWKDPTAPRVPIIEHPDVRRMLLDMKAKVEGIRALIVKLTMHQDRVKALGGRDDESAAYHQGQVELLTPIVKAYASDQAFRIAETAIQVHGGSGYVTDYPVEQAARDSKVFSIYEGTNHIQALDLVGRKLGQAGGKHAQEFFADIGKFVGATADDEILGASVKQLAKAQEAVGGAAFQLLGWFKGGEMKKVPLNANRFLEMMSQVAVGWQLLEGAAIAVDKQKDVAKDHPDWAFYEGKKAAAIFFAQNVLPEVIAMSKILQAGDQSALDIPDAAFATV, translated from the coding sequence GTGTCGTCTGATCAGAACCGTTACAAGGCCGATCTTCGGGAGTACCAGTTCCTCCTCTTCGAGCAGTTCCGCCTCGACGAGCTGCTCTCGAAGGAGCCCTTCCAGGAGTGGGGACCTGACGAGGTGAAGATGGTGCTCGACGAGTGCTACCGCTTCGCCACCGAGATCCTCGGGCCGACCAACGCGCTCGGCGACCGCGAGGGCTGCCGCATCGAAGACGGCCAGGTCAAGACGCCCGAGCCCTTCAAGAACGCCTGGAAGCAGCTCTACGAGCAGGGCTGGCGGGTGCTCAGCGCGGACGAGGAGATGGGCGGGCAGGGCGCGCCGATGACGCTCCAGGCGCTGACCGAGGAGATGATGAGCGGCGCCAACCCGGCGTTCATGATGTACCCCGGGCTGACCCACGGGGCGGCGGAGCTGATCAGCCACTTCGGCACGGCCGAGCAGCGCAACACCTACGCCAAGCCGATGATGGACGGGCGCTTCGGCGGCACGATGTGCCTCAGCGAGCCCGGCGCGGGCAGCGACGTGGGCGCGGCGAAGACCTCGGCCGTCCCGGTGGAGGGCGAGGACCTCGTCTACAAGATCCGCGGCCAGAAGATCTGGATCAGCGCGGGCGACCACGAGCTGGCGAGCAACATCATCCACCTCGTGCTGGCCCGCATCGAGGGCGCGGAGCCGGGCACGAAGGGGCTGAGCCTCTTCATCGTGCCGAAGTACCGCCTGAAGGACGACGGCTCGGTGGGCGACTTCAACGACGTCCAGGTCGCGGGCATCGAGCACAAGATGGGGCTCAACGCGTCGGCGACGTGCCAGCTCCAGTTCGGCGAGAGCGACGACTGCTACGGCTACCTGATGGGCGGCGTCGCCCACCAGGGCATGAAGCAGATGTTCATGATGATGAACTTCGCGCGCATCGGCGTGGGCATCCAGGGCCTGGCCGTCGCGGGCGGCGCCTACCTGGCCGCGCTCGACTACGCCAAGGATCGCAAGCAGGGCTCCAGCGTCGACAACTGGAAGGACCCCACCGCGCCGCGCGTGCCGATCATCGAGCACCCGGACGTGCGCCGCATGCTCCTGGACATGAAGGCCAAGGTCGAGGGCATCCGCGCGCTGATCGTGAAGCTCACGATGCACCAGGATCGCGTCAAGGCGCTCGGCGGGCGGGACGACGAGTCGGCCGCCTACCACCAGGGCCAGGTCGAGCTGCTCACGCCCATCGTCAAGGCGTACGCCTCGGACCAGGCCTTCCGCATCGCGGAGACCGCCATCCAGGTGCACGGCGGCTCGGGCTACGTCACGGACTACCCGGTCGAGCAGGCGGCCCGGGACTCGAAGGTGTTCAGCATCTACGAGGGCACCAACCACATCCAGGCGCTCGATCTCGTGGGCCGCAAGCTCGGCCAGGCGGGCGGCAAGCACGCGCAGGAGTTCTTCGCCGACATCGGCAAGTTCGTCGGCGCGACCGCGGACGACGAGATCCTCGGCGCGAGCGTCAAGCAGCTCGCCAAGGCGCAGGAGGCCGTCGGCGGCGCCGCGTTCCAGCTCCTCGGCTGGTTCAAGGGCGGCGAGATGAAGAAGGTGCCGCTCAACGCCAACCGGTTCCTCGAGATGATGAGCCAGGTCGCGGTGGGCTGGCAGCTCCTCGAGGGCGCGGCCATCGCGGTCGACAAGCAGAAGGACGTCGCGAAGGACCACCCGGACTGGGCCTTCTACGAGGGCAAGAAGGCGGCGGCGATCTTCTTCGCGCAGAACGTCCTGCCGGAGGTCATCGCGATGAGCAAGATCCTCCAGGCGGGCGACCAGAGCGCGCTCGACATCCCCGACGCGGCGTTCGCGACCGTCTGA
- a CDS encoding CcmD family protein, protein MKSLGMLALVVGMSLSPLLVPLLAPSAALAQEEDAAESRAESFQAAEGAQTENIPGGMLMVGAYGVTLVLLLGYVVSIGMRQARTARELDRLRADLSKREG, encoded by the coding sequence ATGAAGTCGCTCGGCATGCTCGCGCTCGTGGTCGGGATGTCCCTGTCGCCCCTGCTCGTCCCCCTGCTCGCCCCGAGCGCGGCGCTGGCGCAGGAGGAGGACGCGGCCGAGTCGCGGGCGGAGAGCTTCCAGGCGGCCGAGGGCGCGCAGACCGAGAACATCCCGGGCGGGATGCTGATGGTCGGCGCGTACGGGGTCACGCTCGTGCTGCTGCTCGGCTACGTGGTGAGCATCGGCATGCGGCAGGCGCGCACGGCGCGCGAGCTCGATCGGCTGCGCGCGGATCTGTCCAAGCGCGAGGGCTGA
- the ccsA gene encoding cytochrome c biogenesis protein CcsA produces the protein MKDTSATRPPLGWLILAAVTMALVLVSVWATFFHAPTEMRMGIVQKIFYIHVPSAYAMYVGFVVCAFGSAIFLIKRDEKWDALAVAGAEVGLVFCLVVLITGPLWARKAWGYWWTWDPRLTTTLLAGMIFTAYVVLRSFGGGEAERRFAAGLAIVGLFDLPVIHYSVQRWRGTHPTVITSRGGGLHPDMTHALLVGFVLFTALVALLIWTRMRTERDRQALQALELEAAERGLLEDV, from the coding sequence ATGAAGGACACGAGCGCGACCCGACCGCCCCTCGGCTGGTTGATCCTGGCGGCCGTCACGATGGCCCTCGTCCTGGTCAGCGTCTGGGCCACCTTCTTCCACGCGCCGACCGAGATGCGCATGGGGATCGTGCAGAAGATCTTCTACATCCACGTGCCCAGCGCGTACGCGATGTACGTCGGCTTCGTCGTCTGCGCGTTCGGCTCCGCCATCTTCCTGATCAAGCGGGACGAGAAGTGGGACGCCCTCGCGGTGGCCGGGGCCGAGGTGGGGCTCGTCTTCTGCCTCGTCGTCCTGATCACCGGCCCGCTCTGGGCCCGCAAGGCGTGGGGCTACTGGTGGACCTGGGATCCGCGCCTGACCACCACGCTCCTCGCGGGCATGATCTTCACCGCGTACGTCGTCTTGCGCTCCTTCGGGGGCGGGGAGGCGGAGCGCAGGTTCGCGGCCGGGCTCGCCATCGTGGGCCTCTTCGACCTGCCCGTGATCCACTACTCCGTGCAGCGCTGGCGGGGCACGCACCCCACGGTGATCACCTCGCGAGGCGGCGGGCTGCACCCCGACATGACGCACGCGCTGCTCGTCGGGTTCGTGCTCTTCACCGCGCTCGTCGCGCTCTTGATATGGACCCGGATGCGCACCGAACGCGACCGGCAGGCGCTCCAGGCCCTCGAGCTCGAGGCGGCGGAGCGCGGTCTCCTGGAGGACGTATGA
- a CDS encoding DUF4215 domain-containing protein — translation MTAHEWTRLIVGAVALCVLCTAPTSAHAQFSAGNHWYAGNNVHIDWSTPASPVVTCDGPFATIEGVAATSDTTTGAPLLSTDGRTAYDGAGVAIPGATGLGGGGSSSQSAILATDPGDPNRVWLFAVRESGGPVTPHLFDLTGPTLVRSEASYPSSTHERATVIPHGNGTDIWLLYTSDAGGVGTVYSRLITATGVGPEQVAGTTPGATFGSIGYIVGSADNSMVAISAYTGGGFLVISDFDNSTGRLAGAPRIDPVSGTYGAAFSSDGAYLYATIFGSSELLQYDLATGAPPVRLTLPGPGQAGAITGAPDGHMYITRFSQPSITRLIDPLAPLTAANLTAGVLAAPGCTYTAGLPNFIASATVAPAVCGDGVVEGLEGCDDANTTAGDGCSAACEIESGWSCPTPGAACSEICGDAVVVGAESCDDGNTTSGDGCDASCDVETGWSCPPASSCMPVCGDGLTVGGETCDDAGESASCDADCTPAVCGDGTANATAGEPCDDGNTVSGDGCSADCGSTEVCGNGYLDVGESCDDGNLAALDGCSGTCTPESGWACSCSSPTFSYSMEVSAGLLGGSGGGPGPQMGCSGSDVLIGLAINWSNSRGEGVRTRAICGSFSVDTGGSVTTTRTTSQESGGAGCGGWDPSTWSPEVTCPSGWGIVGLRGLASNLSGTTTLFRDASIVCQQMGVDGNPAGPTMTLNISGGGGTGTPQAIDCPSGTIARWFQTRSGCAQDALELFCGEPSVSCAGGSSICRTQCGDGVVGAPDEACDDGNATSGDGCDATCSPEAGWSCTMSGAPCTSICGDGIVVGSEECDTMTASATCDADCTFAVCGDGVVNMAASETCDDGMETASCDADCTAPACGDGVLNTSAGETCDDGGESAACDTDCTPASCGDGVVNAAAGEACDDSGESLTCNADCSAASCGDGIVNTTAGETCDDGMETASCDADCTAPACGDGVTNAAAGETCDDAGESSTCDADCSAASCGDGTVNVAAMEVCDRGTDNSDTMADTCRTTCVYPSCGDGVVDGGETCDEGAMNSDEPGSACSTSCGPLTCGNGVVEGIEECDEGAANSNSDPDACRLSCALPRCGDGVLDATETCDEGYANSDAPGATCSSTCALPSCGDGVTDTGEQCDDGASNSDTDVDACRTSCVAALCGDGVVDTGEVCDEGRGNSDTAPNSCRRTCVTATCGDGVVDAGEGCDEGAANSDDPDATCRTTCALASCGDGVLDMGEECDDGAGNADIADACRTTCVNPSCGDGVVDMAEGCDDGAMNSDTRADACRTDCSVAICGDGVVDMGETCDDGADNSDTDADACRTDCSAARCGDGVVDGAEECDDGAGGSATCTSACTLAPTSSDGGVADGGTAPTGFGVSGGALCSAQPGSRHDGWALLLFAAALLMRRRRR, via the coding sequence ATGACAGCGCACGAGTGGACCCGACTGATCGTGGGAGCGGTGGCGCTCTGCGTGCTCTGCACGGCGCCGACCTCGGCTCACGCCCAGTTCAGCGCCGGCAACCACTGGTACGCTGGCAACAACGTCCACATCGACTGGAGCACCCCGGCCAGCCCGGTGGTCACGTGTGATGGACCGTTCGCCACCATCGAAGGTGTCGCTGCGACGTCCGACACGACCACGGGCGCGCCCCTGCTGAGCACCGACGGACGGACGGCGTACGACGGCGCGGGCGTGGCGATCCCTGGCGCCACCGGGCTCGGTGGCGGCGGGTCCTCGTCCCAGAGCGCGATCCTGGCTACCGATCCCGGTGATCCGAACCGCGTGTGGCTCTTCGCGGTTCGCGAGTCGGGCGGGCCCGTCACCCCGCACCTCTTCGACCTGACGGGACCGACGCTCGTTCGTTCCGAGGCCAGCTATCCGAGCTCGACTCACGAGCGGGCCACGGTGATCCCGCACGGCAACGGGACGGACATCTGGCTCCTCTACACCTCCGACGCAGGCGGGGTCGGCACGGTCTACTCGCGCCTGATCACCGCGACCGGTGTCGGGCCGGAGCAGGTCGCCGGGACCACCCCCGGAGCCACCTTCGGCTCGATCGGCTACATCGTGGGCTCGGCCGACAACTCCATGGTGGCCATCTCGGCCTACACCGGGGGTGGGTTCTTGGTCATCTCCGACTTCGACAACTCGACGGGCCGGCTGGCCGGAGCCCCGAGGATCGACCCGGTGAGCGGCACGTACGGCGCCGCGTTCTCGTCGGACGGCGCCTATCTCTACGCCACGATCTTCGGCAGCTCGGAGCTGCTGCAGTACGACCTCGCGACCGGCGCGCCTCCCGTTCGGCTCACGCTGCCAGGCCCTGGCCAGGCGGGCGCGATCACGGGCGCGCCCGATGGCCACATGTACATCACTCGGTTCAGTCAGCCTTCGATCACCCGCCTCATCGACCCGCTGGCGCCCCTGACCGCGGCGAACCTCACCGCCGGAGTCCTGGCGGCGCCCGGCTGTACCTACACGGCGGGCCTCCCCAACTTCATCGCGTCCGCGACCGTGGCGCCGGCCGTCTGCGGTGACGGCGTGGTGGAGGGGCTCGAGGGATGTGATGACGCGAACACCACCGCCGGCGACGGATGCAGCGCGGCGTGCGAGATCGAGTCCGGCTGGAGCTGCCCCACTCCAGGGGCGGCCTGCTCGGAGATCTGCGGTGACGCGGTCGTGGTCGGCGCGGAGAGCTGCGACGACGGCAACACGACGTCTGGAGACGGCTGCGACGCCTCGTGTGACGTCGAGACCGGTTGGTCTTGTCCTCCGGCGAGCTCCTGCATGCCGGTCTGCGGAGACGGCCTGACGGTGGGCGGCGAGACGTGTGACGACGCCGGAGAGAGCGCGTCCTGCGACGCGGACTGCACCCCCGCCGTCTGCGGTGACGGCACGGCCAACGCGACCGCGGGCGAGCCCTGCGACGACGGCAACACGGTGAGCGGGGACGGCTGCTCGGCGGACTGCGGGAGCACCGAGGTCTGCGGTAACGGCTACCTCGACGTCGGCGAGTCGTGCGATGACGGAAACCTCGCCGCGCTCGACGGCTGCTCGGGCACGTGTACGCCCGAGTCCGGCTGGGCGTGCAGCTGTTCGTCCCCGACCTTCAGCTACTCGATGGAGGTGTCGGCTGGGCTGCTCGGCGGCTCGGGCGGCGGACCTGGTCCGCAGATGGGCTGCTCCGGGAGCGACGTGCTGATCGGCCTCGCGATCAACTGGAGCAACTCGCGGGGCGAGGGGGTCCGGACGCGCGCGATCTGCGGGTCCTTCAGCGTGGACACGGGCGGGAGCGTCACGACCACGCGCACGACGAGCCAGGAGAGCGGCGGCGCGGGCTGCGGTGGATGGGACCCGTCCACCTGGTCGCCCGAGGTCACCTGCCCGAGCGGGTGGGGCATCGTCGGTCTTCGCGGCCTGGCGTCGAACCTGAGCGGCACGACCACCCTCTTCCGAGACGCGAGCATCGTGTGTCAGCAGATGGGCGTGGACGGCAACCCGGCGGGCCCGACCATGACGCTGAACATCAGCGGCGGTGGCGGCACGGGCACGCCTCAGGCCATCGACTGCCCCTCCGGCACCATCGCGCGCTGGTTCCAGACGCGGAGCGGCTGCGCCCAGGACGCGCTCGAGCTGTTCTGTGGAGAGCCGAGCGTCTCCTGTGCGGGAGGCAGCTCGATCTGCCGGACGCAGTGCGGCGACGGGGTCGTGGGCGCGCCCGACGAGGCGTGCGACGACGGGAACGCGACCAGCGGGGACGGCTGTGACGCCACGTGCAGTCCCGAGGCCGGCTGGAGCTGCACGATGAGCGGCGCGCCCTGCACCTCGATCTGCGGCGACGGCATCGTCGTCGGGAGTGAGGAGTGCGACACGATGACCGCCTCGGCCACGTGCGACGCCGACTGCACCTTCGCCGTCTGCGGCGACGGCGTCGTCAACATGGCGGCGAGCGAGACCTGCGACGACGGCATGGAGACGGCAAGCTGTGACGCCGACTGCACCGCTCCGGCGTGTGGGGACGGCGTCCTGAACACGAGCGCGGGTGAGACCTGCGACGATGGCGGGGAGTCTGCGGCTTGCGACACCGACTGCACCCCGGCGTCGTGCGGAGACGGCGTGGTCAACGCCGCTGCCGGCGAGGCCTGTGATGACAGCGGCGAGTCGCTGACCTGCAACGCGGACTGCTCCGCGGCCTCTTGCGGCGACGGGATCGTCAACACCACCGCGGGCGAGACCTGCGACGACGGGATGGAGACGGCGAGCTGTGACGCCGACTGCACCGCCCCGGCGTGCGGCGACGGGGTCACGAACGCGGCGGCGGGCGAGACCTGCGACGACGCGGGCGAGTCCTCCACCTGCGACGCCGACTGCTCGGCCGCGAGCTGCGGCGACGGCACCGTCAACGTGGCGGCGATGGAGGTCTGTGACCGCGGGACCGACAACTCCGACACGATGGCGGACACCTGCCGCACGACCTGCGTGTACCCGAGCTGCGGCGACGGCGTCGTCGACGGCGGAGAGACGTGCGACGAGGGCGCGATGAACTCGGACGAGCCAGGCAGCGCCTGCAGCACGAGCTGCGGACCGCTCACGTGTGGCAACGGGGTCGTCGAGGGCATCGAGGAGTGCGACGAGGGCGCCGCCAACTCCAACTCCGATCCGGACGCCTGTCGGCTCAGCTGCGCGCTCCCGCGCTGCGGGGACGGCGTGCTGGACGCGACGGAGACGTGCGACGAGGGCTACGCGAACTCGGACGCGCCGGGCGCGACGTGCAGCTCCACCTGCGCCCTGCCCAGCTGCGGAGACGGAGTCACCGACACCGGTGAGCAGTGCGACGACGGCGCTAGCAACTCCGACACCGACGTGGACGCCTGCCGGACCAGCTGCGTCGCGGCGCTCTGCGGCGATGGCGTGGTCGACACCGGCGAGGTGTGCGACGAGGGCCGCGGCAACTCCGACACGGCGCCGAACTCGTGCCGTCGCACCTGCGTCACCGCGACCTGCGGTGACGGGGTCGTCGACGCGGGTGAGGGCTGTGACGAAGGCGCCGCCAACTCCGACGACCCGGACGCGACCTGCCGCACGACCTGCGCGCTGGCCTCCTGCGGGGACGGCGTGCTGGACATGGGCGAGGAGTGCGACGACGGGGCGGGCAACGCCGACATCGCCGACGCGTGCCGCACGACGTGCGTGAACCCCAGCTGCGGCGACGGCGTCGTCGACATGGCCGAGGGCTGCGACGACGGCGCGATGAACAGCGACACGCGCGCCGACGCGTGTCGCACGGACTGCTCCGTGGCGATCTGCGGAGACGGCGTGGTGGACATGGGCGAGACCTGTGACGACGGCGCCGACAACAGCGACACCGACGCGGACGCGTGCCGGACCGACTGCTCGGCGGCGCGCTGCGGGGACGGAGTCGTGGACGGGGCCGAGGAGTGTGACGACGGCGCGGGCGGCTCGGCCACCTGCACCAGCGCGTGCACGCTGGCGCCGACCTCGAGCGACGGAGGCGTCGCGGACGGTGGAACCGCTCCGACCGGCTTCGGGGTCTCCGGCGGCGCGCTGTGCTCCGCGCAGCCGGGGTCCCGTCACGACGGCTGGGCTCTGCTGCTCTTCGCGGCGGCTCTCCTGATGCGCCGTCGTCGGCGCTGA
- a CDS encoding OmpA family protein, whose protein sequence is MAAPTSEDGFALSRPDDRGHLQFGARLDLDYALNPLVVEGTLGDPSSERQALVEHALTARLALHLGLFDRLVVFAGLPVALVQSGAAFDSAPAGDGAGLGDAFLGIRGRLYGESGDVFALAIQAAAILPTAAAANAAQRYTGEDGFVFQPALIAELRPIDALRLTANLGARLRGGGPARVVNLSVSHELTYGVGATFDAVEDLLAFYLEVYGAQTFENIGGQGARESGPFEGLLGARVRALPELTVGLAGGMGFTRGYGSPDFRAVLTAGWASREEEVVVGDTDGDGLTDDVDQCVDEPEDVDSHEDDDGCPDPDNDGDGILDAQDACPMEPETVNDHEDADGCPDGIPDTDGDGLPDDVDQCVDQPEDQDGFEDEDGCPDADNDGDGVMDEPDSCPDQAGPAENRGCPDTDRDSDTVVDRQDNCPDLAGSPENQGCPDEQRVRIESGRLEILERVFFRTDSDRLQRRSHALLTNVAQVLNNHPEIQRIIVEGHTDSRGDHDHNVDLSQRRAESVVRFLVEAGVDAGRLTARGYGPDRPRAENASTAREHAQNRRVEFNIPSNDGVQPADDAAGSDGADR, encoded by the coding sequence GTGGCGGCGCCCACGAGTGAGGACGGCTTCGCGCTGAGCCGGCCCGATGACCGCGGCCATCTCCAGTTCGGGGCTCGCCTGGACCTCGACTACGCGCTGAATCCGCTGGTGGTGGAAGGCACTCTGGGAGATCCGAGCTCGGAGCGACAGGCCCTGGTCGAGCACGCGCTCACCGCGCGGCTGGCCTTGCACCTCGGCCTCTTCGACCGGCTGGTGGTCTTCGCGGGTCTCCCCGTGGCGCTGGTCCAGAGCGGCGCGGCGTTCGACTCGGCGCCGGCGGGAGATGGGGCGGGCCTGGGGGACGCGTTCCTGGGTATTCGGGGACGCCTCTACGGCGAGTCGGGCGACGTGTTCGCGCTGGCCATCCAGGCGGCGGCCATCCTCCCGACCGCGGCCGCGGCCAACGCCGCCCAGCGCTACACGGGCGAGGACGGGTTCGTCTTCCAGCCGGCGCTCATCGCCGAGCTGCGGCCGATCGACGCCCTGCGGCTCACCGCCAACCTGGGCGCGCGCCTCCGCGGCGGGGGCCCGGCCCGGGTGGTCAACCTGTCCGTGTCCCACGAGCTGACCTACGGGGTCGGCGCCACCTTCGACGCGGTCGAGGATCTTCTCGCCTTCTACCTCGAGGTCTACGGCGCGCAGACCTTCGAGAACATCGGCGGCCAGGGCGCCCGCGAGAGCGGCCCCTTCGAGGGCCTGCTCGGCGCGCGCGTGCGTGCGCTCCCGGAGCTCACGGTCGGCCTCGCCGGCGGCATGGGCTTCACCCGCGGCTACGGCAGCCCCGACTTCCGGGCCGTGCTCACCGCTGGCTGGGCGAGCCGTGAAGAAGAGGTCGTCGTGGGCGACACGGATGGCGACGGTCTGACGGACGACGTCGACCAGTGCGTGGACGAGCCGGAGGACGTCGACTCGCACGAGGACGACGACGGCTGCCCCGACCCGGACAACGACGGTGACGGCATCCTCGACGCACAGGACGCTTGTCCGATGGAGCCGGAGACCGTCAACGACCACGAGGACGCGGACGGCTGCCCGGACGGGATCCCGGACACGGACGGTGACGGACTGCCCGATGACGTCGACCAGTGTGTCGACCAGCCCGAGGACCAGGACGGCTTCGAGGACGAGGACGGCTGCCCCGACGCGGACAACGACGGTGACGGCGTGATGGATGAGCCCGATAGCTGCCCCGACCAGGCGGGTCCCGCCGAGAACCGTGGCTGCCCCGACACCGACCGGGACTCGGACACGGTTGTCGACCGGCAGGACAACTGCCCCGACCTCGCGGGCTCGCCCGAGAACCAGGGCTGTCCGGATGAGCAGCGCGTGCGCATCGAGAGCGGGCGCCTCGAGATCCTCGAGCGCGTCTTCTTCCGCACCGACAGCGACCGCCTGCAGCGCCGGAGCCACGCGCTCCTGACCAACGTCGCGCAGGTGCTCAACAACCACCCCGAGATCCAGCGCATCATCGTCGAGGGCCACACCGACTCGCGCGGTGACCACGACCACAACGTCGACCTCTCGCAGCGGCGCGCCGAGTCCGTGGTCCGCTTCCTCGTCGAGGCGGGCGTCGACGCCGGTCGCCTCACGGCGCGCGGCTACGGCCCCGACCGCCCCCGCGCGGAGAACGCGAGCACCGCACGCGAGCACGCCCAGAACCGCCGCGTGGAGTTCAACATCCCCTCGAACGACGGAGTCCAGCCGGCCGACGACGCCGCGGGCTCCGATGGGGCGGACCGATGA
- a CDS encoding YbjN domain-containing protein, protein MDESELARTLDKIGWDAKPYGDQTYKVMHETAEGPLTVYVRLTDNWLIASVVPFLTTRGDNSFELARWLLRMNRDMYQCKFAYDEDGDVVLTVELPTESLDFGEIASALEALLSHAVQHRNTLREAAT, encoded by the coding sequence ATGGACGAGTCGGAGCTCGCGCGCACGCTCGACAAGATCGGGTGGGACGCCAAGCCCTACGGGGATCAGACCTACAAGGTCATGCACGAGACCGCGGAGGGGCCCCTCACCGTCTACGTCCGGCTGACCGACAACTGGCTCATCGCCTCGGTGGTGCCGTTCCTGACGACGCGCGGGGACAACTCCTTCGAGCTCGCGCGCTGGCTGCTGCGGATGAACCGCGACATGTACCAGTGCAAGTTCGCCTATGACGAAGACGGCGACGTGGTCCTGACGGTGGAGCTCCCGACCGAGTCGCTCGACTTCGGCGAGATCGCCTCGGCGCTCGAGGCCCTGCTCTCGCACGCGGTCCAGCACCGCAACACGCTGCGCGAAGCCGCGACCTGA